The Puniceicoccaceae bacterium genomic sequence GAAGGTCCAGTCCCTTCCATTTGCTGCCTTCAAGGCGAAGGTAGCAGCAATAACGGCTCGCTTTTTTACCATAACCCCGCATGCGATAGGCAATCAATGCGATGGCCTTCAGCAATTCGGTCCTGATTTCGTCCGAATCCAGACTCGGCTTTGTGAAGGAATGCATGTAGCTGATTTCGCGAGGAATGTGCGAACTCTGATCCATGACTTTGGCAACATCACGCCCGGCGCAGGTCAGATAAAGCATCTTGCCAAAACTGGCGCCAAACAGTCGCTCAAACACCAACGATCCTCTGGAAACCGCATCCGCTATGGTGTGAATGCCTTCAGCATTGAGCTTGGCGATGCGTTTGCGGCCAATGCCCCAGATGCTTCCAACAGGAAGCGGATGAATGCGTTCCTGCACATCGGTTTCATCAAAAATAACACTCAGTCCATCGGGTTTTTCAAGATCGGATGCAACCTTGGCATAGGTTTTGGAACGGGCGATTCCCAAGGAACAAACCAGCCCCAACTGGCGGTGGATTTCCGCTTTCACCTCCCTGGCGAATTGTATCAGTTCACCCTTCGAACTCTGGGCATGATGAGTGATATCGAGGAAGAACTCGTCAATGGAATAGGACTCGAGCGTCGGGGTGAAGTGCCGAAGAATGTCGGCGATATCTTGTGAAATCGACTGGTATTTCACAAAATTGCCTCGGAGCGGGATCAGGTGGGGACATAAGCGCACCGCCTCAAGGTGGGACATGCCAGTTTTGATCCCAAAGGCTCGGGCCTCGTAGGAAGCGGTCGTGACAATGCCCTTGGGAATACCGTTCTCCCCACGCCAGGCGCCAACAATGACCGGCATGCCATACAGGTTGTAAGCCTGCTGCTCAACCTGGGCGTAAAAGCAGTTCATATCAAGATGCAGGTAAAGTCGTGCCTTGCGATCACTGACGTGCTGGTGAGCTTCGTTAACCGTATTGTAAAGCGTGAT encodes the following:
- a CDS encoding DNA polymerase IV; this translates as MQDHSYDWVRHVHRITLYNTVNEAHQHVSDRKARLYLHLDMNCFYAQVEQQAYNLYGMPVIVGAWRGENGIPKGIVTTASYEARAFGIKTGMSHLEAVRLCPHLIPLRGNFVKYQSISQDIADILRHFTPTLESYSIDEFFLDITHHAQSSKGELIQFAREVKAEIHRQLGLVCSLGIARSKTYAKVASDLEKPDGLSVIFDETDVQERIHPLPVGSIWGIGRKRIAKLNAEGIHTIADAVSRGSLVFERLFGASFGKMLYLTCAGRDVAKVMDQSSHIPREISYMHSFTKPSLDSDEIRTELLKAIALIAYRMRGYGKKASRYCCYLRLEGSKWKGLDLPFHTEGPTSVDDFILKACETTVMHTVSALLRKRVAVRGIGFNTMNMSDEQQEDLFFREDPVQASLYQVLDKVNNTFGQGSITKASLVFRKAGKHLP